From the Primulina tabacum isolate GXHZ01 chromosome 3, ASM2559414v2, whole genome shotgun sequence genome, one window contains:
- the LOC142539414 gene encoding BTB/POZ domain-containing protein At3g03510-like: protein MAARQATECHTWRTKARPPSEVQFHIGGSVFALDKELLAPKSEKIAKLLKQSPHENPSQLLHDIPADQDSLEIVERFCQGYEINLSTENIVRVACLAHYLGMTESHCPNNLLNKTIVFFEQEIIPSWNKSIKALKTTENVLQEALQLGLVDYCVESVVSKVLEDPVLLGEPIKNLVSDEDSDENGNGLRQASVRRKLFDHDWKSEDLTILSLRLYEYIICMMLQRKVPQEYVAANLCDYAKKWLFYKRGDDASVYLENSQREIVEVLEGLLPRQKGVLPSTFLFGMLHFAMALGAKPECKNGLEIRIGNQLDHVSVKDLLIPCQGYSKDEQYDTECVRRILNIFYSNYTGPGDSGLLSVAELIDEFLAEISADIDLKMPTFMAFADMSVAASAGTPRTSDGIYRAIDIYLDKHRYLTESEKEELCRFLDCNKMTREACEHAAQNNKLPTRVVVQVLFVGQLKLRDEIAKEVKIYGGGLKKVVEVEERGKEGVVTEIEEIGNKILALESECSAMRREISCKNVKSPRKNIWKEMKRKLGCATTSIHECDCHVRKKKKVHPK from the exons ATGGCAGCTAGACAAGCCACAGAATGTCATACCTG GAGGACGAAGGCAAGACCCCCATCAGAAGTACAGTTTCATATTGGTGGATCGGTTTTCGCCCTGGATAAG GAACTTTTGGCCCCCAAATCAGAAAAAATAGCAAAATTATTGAAACAAAGCCCTCACGAAAATCCTTCCCAGTTGCTTCATGATATCCCAGCTGATCAAGATTCGTTGGAGATTGTTGAAAGATTCTGCCAGGGATATGAGATCAACTTGTCGACAGAAAACATTGTTCGTGTAGCCTGTCTTGCTCACTACCTTGGAATGACCGAAAGCCACTGTCCTAACAATCTGCTAAACAAGACCATTGTGTTCTTCGAGCAAGAAATTATACCTAGCTGGAACAAATCAATTAAAGCTCTAAAGACTACAGAGAATGTTCTACAAGAAGCTTTACAGTTGGGCCTGGTTGATTACTGTGTGGAATCTGTTGTCTCGAAAGTGTTGGAAGATCCAGTTTTACTAGGAGAACCAATAAAGAATTTGGTCTCTGATGAGGATAGTGATGAGAATGGCAATGGTTTAAGGCAAGCAAGTGTGAGGAGGAAGCTCTTTGACCATGACTGGAAATCGGAAGATTTAACTATACTTTCATTGAGGTtgtatgaatatattatatgtATGATGCTTCAACGCAAAGTCCCTCAAGAATATGTCGCTGCAAATCTTTGTGATTATGCAAAGAAATGGTTATTTTACAAAAGAGGAGATGATGCCTCGGTTTACCTGGAAAATTCTCAAAGAGAAATAGTTGAGGTTTTGGAGGGACTGCTGCCACGTCAAAAGGGGGTTCTTCCCAGCACATTTCTCTTCGGAATGTTGCACTTTGCAATGGCGCTTGGAGCAAAGCCTGAATGCAAAAATGGGTTAGAAATTAGAATAGGAAATCAATTAGATCATGTATCTGTGAAGGACTTGTTAATACCTTGTCAAGGATATTCAAAGGATGAACAGTACGACACTGAATGTGTAAGAagaattttgaatattttctaCAGCAACTATACCGGACCAGGCGATTCTGGACTACTATCAGTAGCTGAACTTATAGATGAATTTTTGGCAGAAATTTCTGCTGATATAGACTTAAAAATGCCCACTTTCATGGCATTTGCTGATATGTCAGTCGCAGCATCGGCAGGGACTCCAAGGACGTCCGATGGCATATACCGAGCTATTGACATCTACTTAGACAAGCACCGGTACTTGACAGAATCAGAAAAGGAGGAACTATGCAGGTTTTTGGATTGTAACAAGATGACTCGAGAAGCATGCGAACATGCTGCTCAGAACAATAAGCTGCCGACTCGTGTGGTGGTGCAAGTGCTATTCGTAGGACAGTTGAAACTGAGAGACGAAATTGCGAAAGAAGTGAAAATTTATGGTGGTGGGTTGAAGAAGGTGGTGGAAGTGGAGGAACGGGGCAAGGAAGGCGTAGTGACGGAAATCGAGGAGATTGGAAATAAAATATTGGCCCTGGAGAGCGAATGCAGTGCCATGAGGAGAGAAATTAGCTGCAAAAATGTGAAAAGTCCTAGAAAGAATATTTGGAAAGAAATGAAAAGGAAGTTGGGGTGTGCAACCACAAGTATTCATGAATGCGACTGCCATGTTAGGAAGAAGAAAAAGGTGCATCCTAAATAG
- the LOC142538305 gene encoding DNA-directed RNA polymerases II and V subunit 8A-like — protein MTNVYRIVAISENGEFYLELDVHTSLYSMLSGEKWANKTLADEFEFVMHELRYRMPKAAILKCRSSSHFLFIPDSFKTATIWRLIFFFDRVVYISFGGLQLMLRGDLLKMHQFSSRKPFLLLRKM, from the exons ATGACCAATG TTTATCGCATTGTGGCAATTAGCGAAAATGGGGAGTTTTATTTGGAACTAGATGTGCACACCTCACTCTATTCCATGCTTTCAGGGGAGAAATG GGCAAACAAGACTCTTGCTGATGAATTTGAGTTTGTGATGCACGAGTTGCGGTACAGGATGCCAAAGGCAGCAATACTGAAGTGTAGGTCATCTTCACATTTTCTGTTTATACCTGATTCGTTCAAAACTGCAACAATTTGGCGTTTGATATTCTTTTTTGACAGGGTGGTATACATTTCGTTTGGAGGACTCCAGTTGATGTTGAGAGGTGATCTGCTGAAGATGCATCAATTTAGCAGCAGAAAACCGTTTCTTCTCTTGAGGAAGATGTGA